The Impatiens glandulifera chromosome 3, dImpGla2.1, whole genome shotgun sequence genome contains a region encoding:
- the LOC124929449 gene encoding protein DJ-1 homolog C has product MQMTFRLFFSGAGGHPIPFPSWQPSPNAAAVVSAINLYSSPFASLQPKSPALKRPSKTPSLPLLHTQPREATPTELEKNTSAPLRKKVLVPIGFGTEEIEAVILIDVLRRAGAEVTVASVEPQLEIKASSSTRIVADKSIAACSEQIFDLIALPGGMPGSVRLRDCEILRKITCRQAEEKRLYSAICAAPAVTLLPWGLLKRKQTTCHPAFMDKLPTLWAVKSKIQVSGQLTTGRGPGTSFEFAVSLVEQLFGETIAKGIGESLLMMHESRRREELNGTDWTTVDPHVLIPVANGSEEIEVVTIADILRRAKVNVVIASVERSTKICGSQGTKIVADTSISRAAESTYDVIILPGGAMGVERLQKSRILKKLLKDQESSGRIYGASCSSPVVLDKLGLLKDKTTTGHPSIMSSLTNNLVNDARVVIDGNLITCKGLATVTDFSLAIVGKLFSHARARSVAEGLVFEYPRDLSG; this is encoded by the exons ATGCAAATGACATTTCGTCTCTTCTTCTCCGGTGCCGGTGGTCATCCAATTCCCTTCCCGTCGTGGCAGCCATCTCCAAATGCGGCGGCGGTGGTCTCTGCTATCAATCTTTACTCATCACCATTTGCTTCCCTCCAACCAAAATCACCCGCCCTAAAACGCCCTTCAAAAACCCCCTCTTTACCTCTGCTACACACTCAACCCAGGGAAGCCACACCCACCGAACTAGAAAAAAACACTAGTGCCCCCCTGCGTAAAAAG GTTTTGGTCCCAATAGGGTTCGGTACTGAGGAAATTGAAGCCGTGATATTGATTGATGTCCTCCGACGAGCTGGAGCAGAGGTGACAGTGGCATCCGTCGAGCCGCAGCTGGAAATCAAAGCGTCTTCCAGCACCAGAATTGTTGCCGATAAGTCTATCGCCGCCTGCTCTGAACAAATCTTCGATCTTATCGCTTTGCCT GGTGGAATGCCCGGGTCCGTTCGTTTAAGAGACTGCGAAATCCTGCGTAAAATTACATGTAGACAGGCTGAAGAAAAAAGGTTGTACAGCGCCATTTGTGCTGCTCCGGCCGTCACTCTTTTGCCATGGGGTCTTCTAAAGAGGAAGCAG ACGACTTGCCACCCTGCATTCATGGACAAGCTTCCGACATTATGGGCAGTAAAATCAAAGATTCAAGTTTCGGGTCAGCTCACGACAGGCCGAGGCCCGGGAACATCGTTTGAATTCGCTGTTTCCTTGGTGGAGCAACTCTTTGGGGAGACAATTGCAAAGGGTATTGGAGAATCGTTG TTAATGATGCACGAGAGTCGCAGGAGGGAAGAGTTAAACGGGACTGACTGGACCACGGTGGATCCTCAT GTTCTTATTCCAGTAGCTAATGGTTCTGAAGAAATTGAAGTTGTTACTATTGCTGACATTCTGCGGCGAGCTAAAGTTAATGTCGTGATTGCTTCGGTTGAAAGATCCACAAAGATCTGCGGGTCCCAAGGCACGAAGATAGTCGCAGACACCTCGATCAGTAGAGCTGCCGAGTCAACATATGATGTCATCATCTTGCCG GGAGGAGCTATGGGGGTTGAGAGGCTACAGAAATCGCGGATTTTGAAGAAACTACTGAAGGATCAAGAATCAAGTGGACGAATTTATGGAGCAAGCTGTTCATCACCTGTGGTTCTTGATAAACTAGGGCTACTAAAG GACAAGACAACAACCGGTCATCCGTCAATCATGAGTTCGTTGACGAACAACTTAGTGAATGATGCTAGAGTGGTGATTGATGGAAATTTGATAACATGTAAGGGCCTGGCAACGGTCACAGATTTTTCTTTGGCTATTGTTGGCAAACTTTTTAGTCATGCTAGAGCCAGAAGTGTTGCAGAAGGACTCGTGTTTGAGTATCCCCGTGATTTGTCGGGTTAA
- the LOC124933045 gene encoding probable receptor-like protein kinase At1g49730 — MTVVAGGSTFLALLIYFNMQFSEAAVAVQDCPLDISGSNFSLAATTCSNKEDRGKCCRYINAFVAVSVARYANVTGNLGVNSDMSRICLNSISKTLQIHGVTPNATIFCGFGFKIPVNYECQRRTTVTEMLQSPRFRIVKEKCTKQPLSVESNCRKCLNSGIVYLRNLIISPDNTTLTTCRDATFAALASQTDNMSVAELANCFFGVQGLFSVPPILKNSSSSMVSPPPEVTPSPIPAASPNQLSMTIPVNKKQNRSYHLTLGPAVGIAVTSVAVLIIIVLVFLIRRKKRQLHEARTITTSNTTSPTASSQIQTRRLSPAPLPLLMKIGYKETKKATNNFVTVVGQGGFGTVYKAQFEDGSTLAVKRMDKVESEEQADDDFCREIEILSRLHHRHLVALKGFCTGNQERFLMYEYMGNGSLKDHLHSPGRTPLSWRTRVQIAIDVANALEYLHFYCDPPLCHRDIKSSNILLDDSFVAKVADFGLAHVTKHDTISFEPVTTVVRGTPGYMDPEYVIMQELTDKSDVYSYGVLLLELVTARKAIQDNKNLVEWSQAFISSDSSRLIELVDSSIRESFNFYQLETIVSLVKWCTQREGRARPSIKQVLRLLYECCDPLQNGFLQAVEDNNEEEEEVKMKNNNNDKDLASSSSSSTTTTSRSTHGSRCLILDTTSSPHSPTQGIH, encoded by the exons ATGACGGTGGTGGCCGGAGGATCTACCTTTCTAGCCTTGCTCATCTATTTCAACATGCAATTCTCAGAGGCGGCTGTGGCTGTTCAAG ACTGTCCTCTAGATATAAGTGGGTCGAACTTCAGTCTAGCTGCTACAACATGTTCTAATAAAGAAGATAGAGGAAAGTGTTGTCGATATATTAACGCCTTTGTAGCTGTTTCCGTCGCTCGATACGCAAATGTGACAGGAAATTTGGGTGTCAATTCAGATATGTCCCGAATTTGTTTAAATTCCATATCAAAAACATTACAAATTCATGGAGTAACACCAAACGCCACAATTTTCTGCGGGTTCGGGTTCAAAATTCCCGTTAACTATGAATGTCAACGAAGAACAACCGTTACAGAAATGCTGCAATCTCCTAGATTCAGAATCGTGAAGGAGAAGTGTACTAAACAACCGTTATCTGTTGAAAGCAATTGTAGAAAATGTTTGAATTCTGGCATTGTTTATCTTCGGAATCTGATAATCAGTCCGGATAATACGACGTTGACTACATGTCGGGACGCAACTTTTGCTGCCCTCGCCAGCCAAACCGACAACATGTCGGTTGCTGAATTGGCGAATTGTTTCTTCGGTGTTCAAGGGCTATTCAGCGTTCCTCCAA TTTTGAAGAATTCGTCATCGTCTATGGTTTCACCACCGCCGGAGGTTACTCCCAGTCCAATCCCCGCCGCCAGCCCAAACCAACTGTCAATGACTATACCCGTTAATAAGAAACAAAACCGAAGCTACCACCTCACACTTGGTCCAGCTGTTGGTATAGCGGTTACTTCAGTTGCTGTATTGATAATCATCGTATTGGTGTTTCTCATACGTCGAAAGAAGAGACAGCTACACGAAGCTAGAACCATTACCACCTCGAATACGACATCTCCAACCGCTTCTTCTCAGATTCAAACAAGAAGACTCTCCCCAG CTCCTTTGCCTTTGTTGATGAAGATTGGGTACAAGGAAACGAAAAAGGCGACAAACAACTTTGTTACGGTTGTTGGACAAGGAGGTTTCGGGACTGTTTACAAAGCTCAGTTTGAAGACGGTTCCACATTGGCAGTGAAGCGAATGGATAAGGTGGAATCGGAGGAGCAGGCTGACGATGATTTCTGCAGAGAAATTGAGATTCTTTCGCGGTTACACCATCGACATTTAGTCGCTTTGAAAGGATTTTGCACTGGAAATCAAGAAAGGTTTCTCATGTATGAATATATGGGAAATGGAAGTTTAAAGGATCATCTTCACA GTCCAGGTAGAACTCCTCTCAGTTGGCGGACTAGAGTTCAGATCGCAATCGATGTCGCGAATGCCTTG GAATACCTTCATTTCTACTGCGATCCTCCACTGTGTCATCGAGATATTAAATCCAGCAATATATTATTGGATGATTCTTTTGTGGCAAAG GTTGCAGATTTCGGCCTAGCCCATGTTACAAAACACGACACAATCTCATTTGAGCCAGTAACCACAGTTGTCCGGGGCACACCAG GGTACATGGATCCGGAATACGTGATAATGCAGGAGCTTACAGATAAAAGTGATGTTTACAGTTACGGTGTATTACTGTTGGAATTGGTGACAGCTAGGAAAGCCATTCAAGACAACAAGAACCTGGTAGAGTGGTCACAGGCATTCATTTCATCAGATTCTTCGAGACTTATAGAGCTTGTGGATTCGAGTATACGAGAATCGTTCAACTTCTATCAACTTGAGACAATAGTAAGTTTGGTGAAATGGTGCACACAGAGAGAAGGGCGAGCAAGGCCTTCGATTAAGCAAGTGTTAAGGTTACTATATGAGTGCTGTGATCCATTGCAGAATGGGTTTTTACAGGCAGTTGAAGataataatgaagaagaagaagaagtgaaaatgaagaataataataatgataaagatcttgcttcttcttcttcttcttcaacaacaacaacgTCTAGGTCCACCCATGGAAGTAGATGTTTGATTTTAGACACTACTAGCTCTCCTCATTCTCCTACTCAAGGGATTCATTAA
- the LOC124933044 gene encoding probable serine/threonine-protein kinase kinX, translating to MEAQLEIEMEIEKKEQSNQGEEKKDVPETPMATKGQRLTRATRSSTLVGGNQKVETCTKKVSTRTRRSTRLLENKMMELNLNDDDEIEHMKLDVASDNVVQLLDDKGTESQTIDEDVPSKVETLVAPSEGVEEQEEDIQESKGDEDILNKTQNSEDSSHTLDVEPEETEENVHASEIESYELSDQSLNVEPVFEELKEFIQESKGDEDILSKTLDVQPEEVEDDVQRVEETEEVEDEVKEIEEAEEAEDGVQKVEETEVVEEGVQKLEETEVVEHGVQKVEQTEVVEHGVQMVEETEEVEDDVQMVEETEEVNDDVQEIEETEEVEEDIQEVEDDVLMVEETEEVDDDVQEIGEAEEVDEDVQEIAETEVVEEVENVEDDVLMVEETGEVDDDVQEIGEAEEVDEDVQEIEETEVVEEVEKVEDDVLMVEETGEVDDDVQEIEGAEDEQKVEETKDVEDGVQKVEEAEEADDNVKMVEDVVREIEDDVQKVEEIEEVEVDDQKVVQEVEETEEAEDNVQMVENVVREIEETKVVECDVQMVEDVVQEIEDDVQNVEVDVQEVEETEEAEDNVQMVEDVVREIEDDVQEVEKIEEVEVDVQKVEETEEAEDNVQMVENVVREIEETKVVEDDVQMVEDVVLMVEVDVQKVEETHEDDHVSEMESYEVFDQTLNAEPDNLLQEGIKEVVEDLQESKEDLVSKIENWDVSSQNSNVQADWVEEVEDDAKSIEDNKITVELQENNEEDISKTTEGFDVTIAQLEDKVKALQLNDESIEMGFDDLVTGDRDAEKNIDVAAIHVESVISPFKKPSLSLSSSSSSGHESFHILDVNEEEEKKKSELTTTTEEDAVMMKKDYSICSLRQLKKEFKQIAAVNNKGKKDAVSEQLVVTAARPALQVISENFKMVGN from the exons ATGGAGGCCCAGTTGGAGATTGAGATGgaaattgaaaagaaagaacaatCGAATCAAGGTGAGGAGAAAAAGGATGTCCCTGAAACGCCAATGGCAACTAAGGGCCAACGATTGACTAGGGCTACGCGTTCTTCAACTCTAGTGGGTGGGAATCAGAAGGTGGAGACTTGTACGAAGAAAGTCAGCACTCGTACTCGTAGAAGTACAAGATTATTGGAAAATAAAATGATGGAGCTGAAtttgaatgatgatgatgagattgaacATATGAAGCTCGACGTTGCATCTGATAATGTAGTCCAGTTATTGGACGATAAGG GAACTGAAAGCCAGACAATTGACGAAGATGTTCCTAGTAAAGTAGAGACTCTGGTTGCTCCATCTGAAGGAgttgaagaacaagaagaagataTTCAAGAGAGTAAGGGAGACGAAGATATTCTGAATAAAACCCAAAATTCAGAAGATTCTAGTCACACCTTGGATGTGGAACCTGAAGAAACTGAAGAGAATGTCCATGCTAGTGAAATCGAGAGTTATGAATTATCTGACCAGAGTTTGAATGTGGAGCCAGTCTTTGAAGAACTTAAAGAATTCATTCAAGAGAGTAAGGGAGACGAGGATATTCTAAGTAAAACCTTGGATGTGCAACCTGAAGAGGTTGAAGATGATGTTCAAAGGGTTGAAGAAACTGAAGAAGTTGAAGATGAAGTTAAAGAGATTGAAGAAGCCGAAGAGGCTGAAGATGGTGTTCAAAAGGTTGAAGAAACTGAAGTGGTTGAAGAGGGTGTTCAAAAGCTTGAAGAAACTGAAGTGGTTGAACATGGTGTTCAAAAGGTTGAACAAACTGAAGTGGTTGAACATGGTGTTCAAATGGTTGAAGAAACCGAAGAGGTTGAAGATGATGTTCAAATGGTTGAAGAAACTGAAGAGGTTAACGATGATGTTCAAGAGATTGAAGAAACTGAAGAGGTTGAGGAAGATATTCAAGAGGTTGAAGATGATGTTCTAATGGTTGAAGAAACTGAAGAGGTTGACGATGATGTTCAAGAGATTGGAGAAGCTGAAGAGGTTGACGAAGATGTTCAAGAGATTGCAGAAACTGAAGTGGTTGAAGAAGTGGAAAATGTTGAAGATGATGTTCTAATGGTTGAAGAAACTGGAGaggttgatgatgatgttcaaGAGATTGGAGAAGCTGAAGAGGTTGACGAAGATGTTCAAGAGATTGAAGAAACTGAAGTGGTTGAAGAAGTGGAAAAGGTTGAAGATGATGTTCTAATGGTTGAAGAAACTGGAGAGGTTGACGATGATGTTCAAGAGATTGAAGGAGCTGAAGATGAACAAAAGGTTGAAGAAACCAAAGATGTTGAAGATGGTGTTCAAAAGGTTGAAGAAGCCGAAGAGGCTgatgataatgttaaaatgGTTGAAGATGTTGTTCGAGAGATTGAAGATGATGTTCAAAAGGTTGAAGAAATTGAAGAGGTTGAAGTTGATGATCAAAAGGTTGTTCAAGAAGTTGAAGAAACCGAAGAGGCTGAAGATAATGTTCAAATGGTTGAAAATGTTGTTCGAGAGATTGAAGAAACTAAAGTGGTTGAATGTGATGTTCAAATGGTTGAAGATGTTGTTCAAGAAATTGAAGATGATGTTCAAAATGTTGAAGTTGATGTTCAAGAGGTTGAAGAAACCGAAGAGGCTGAAGATAATGTTCAAATGGTTGAAGATGTTGTACGAGAGATTGAAGATGATGTTCAAGAGGTTGAAAAAATTGAAGAGGTCGAAGTTGATGTTCAAAAGGTTGAAGAAACCGAAGAGGCTGAAGATAATGTTCAAATGGTTGAAAATGTTGTTCGAGAGATTGAAGAAACTAAAGTGGTTGAAGATGATGTTCAAATGGTTGAAGATGTTGTTCTAATGGTTGAAGTTGATGTTCAAAAGGTTGAAGAAACTCATGAGGATGACCATGTTAGTGAAATGGAGAGTTATGAAGTATTTGACCAGACTTTGAATGCGGAGCCAGACAATTTGCTTCAGGAAGGAATCAAAGAAGTTGTAGAAGATCTTCAAGAGAGTAAGGAAGATCTTGTCAGTAAAATCGAGAACTGGGATGTTTCTAGTCAGAATTCGAATGTGCAAGCTGACTGGGTTGAAGAAGTAGAAGATGATGCCAAAAGTATTGAGGACAACAAGATAACCGTGGAATTGCAAGAAAACAATG AAGAAGACATATCGAAAACAACTGAGGGGTTCGATGTTACAATTGCCCAATTGGAGGATAAAGTTAAAGCCCTCCAATTAAATGATGAAAGCATTGAAATGG GATTTGATGATTTGGTAACTGGGGACAGAGATGCTGAAAAAAACATTGATGTTGCTGCAATTCATGTGGAATCGGTTATTAGTCCATTCAAGAAGccatcattatcattatcatcatcatcatcatcaggcCACGAGAGCTTCCACATTTTGGATGTTaacgaggaggaggagaagaagaagtcgGAGCTTACAACAACAACAGAGGAGGATGCGGTGATGATGAAGAAAGACTACAGTATTTGTAGCTTGAGGCAGCTGAAGAAGGAATTCAAACAAATTGCTGCTGTAAACAACAAAGGAAAGAAGGATGCTGTTTCAGAACAACTGGTTGTAACTGCAGCAAGACCAGCCTTGCAGGTCATTTCAGAGAACTTTAAAATGGTGGGAaactaa